From the Synechococcus sp. HK01-R genome, one window contains:
- a CDS encoding cryptochrome/photolyase family protein, producing MELTLIFPHQLFQEHPALEPGREVVLIEDPLLFGTDPAWPQQLHRQKLILHRASMQAFADALHQRGFSVRVQRHDEATDTTAHLQKLYDAGYRSFHCVDPVDDMLERRLTSFASRFACRVELLPTPMLLTPSTVVEEFFGRGRRPLMAAFYAMQRKRLNLLLEPDGSPCGGRWSLDADNRKKLPKGIEVPEPPTHQDDRWVEQARPGLETEALPLIGSGKSFAYPVTHAAAESWLIQFVEQRFQFFGTYEDAISTQHRVLWHSVLTPMLNVGLLTPQQVLNRILERASEGDIPLNSLEGFIRQLIGWREFMAVMYRRHGIEMRNGNFWGCEDKPLPKAFYTGSTGLPPVDDAIHRALSSGYCHHIERLMLLGNVMLLCGFHPRRVCTWFMELFVDAYDWVMVPNVHGMSQFGDGGIFTTKPYISGSNYVLKMSDYRRGDWCKSWDGLFWSFIARHEKFFRAQPRLAMMTKNLDRMPAETLATHRQSANDFLDGLT from the coding sequence GCCACAACAGCTGCACCGACAGAAGTTGATCTTGCATCGCGCCTCGATGCAGGCCTTCGCCGATGCGCTTCACCAGCGTGGTTTTTCCGTGAGGGTTCAGAGGCACGATGAAGCCACTGATACAACAGCGCATCTGCAAAAGCTCTACGACGCCGGATACCGCAGCTTCCACTGCGTTGATCCCGTCGATGACATGCTGGAGAGGAGGCTGACCAGCTTTGCCAGTCGTTTCGCCTGCAGGGTGGAGCTCCTACCCACCCCGATGCTGCTGACTCCCTCAACGGTGGTGGAGGAGTTCTTCGGTCGCGGTCGCCGTCCCCTCATGGCTGCGTTCTACGCCATGCAGAGAAAGCGATTGAACCTGCTCTTAGAGCCTGACGGCTCCCCCTGCGGTGGGCGCTGGAGTCTTGATGCGGACAACCGCAAAAAACTGCCAAAGGGCATCGAGGTCCCAGAGCCTCCAACCCATCAAGACGACCGCTGGGTTGAGCAGGCTCGGCCGGGGCTAGAGACCGAGGCCCTCCCGCTGATCGGCTCAGGCAAATCCTTCGCGTATCCAGTGACGCACGCCGCGGCCGAGTCCTGGTTGATTCAATTTGTCGAGCAGCGTTTCCAATTCTTTGGGACCTATGAGGACGCCATCAGCACACAGCACAGGGTGCTTTGGCACAGCGTTTTGACACCCATGTTGAATGTCGGCTTGCTAACCCCCCAGCAGGTTCTGAATCGCATTCTGGAACGGGCCTCTGAGGGGGATATTCCCCTGAATTCTCTAGAGGGATTCATTCGTCAGCTCATTGGTTGGCGGGAATTCATGGCCGTCATGTACCGACGCCATGGCATCGAGATGCGAAACGGCAATTTTTGGGGGTGCGAAGACAAACCACTGCCCAAGGCCTTCTACACAGGCTCGACGGGCTTACCACCAGTGGACGATGCGATTCATCGCGCATTGTCGAGTGGTTACTGCCATCACATCGAGAGACTCATGCTTCTGGGAAATGTGATGCTCCTCTGTGGTTTTCATCCCCGTCGTGTCTGCACATGGTTTATGGAACTATTTGTGGATGCCTACGACTGGGTGATGGTGCCGAATGTGCATGGCATGAGTCAGTTTGGAGATGGTGGGATCTTCACCACAAAGCCCTATATCTCAGGTTCGAACTATGTTTTAAAAATGTCGGATTACCGGCGCGGTGATTGGTGCAAGAGCTGGGATGGGCTCTTCTGGAGTTTCATCGCTAGGCACGAAAAGTTCTTCCGCGCTCAACCAAGACTGGCCATGATGACAAAGAATTTGGACCGGATGCCAGCTGAAACACTCGCAACGCACCGGCAATCGGCGAACGATTTTCTTGACGGGCTCACCTGA